ataaaattaaagttCAAGTCAAAATAACTTTGCATATTTGGACTTCATTGTCCAGCGTGAGCCTTAATTTTATACTTctcttaatatttataaaaaggcACTTCGTGGCAGTTTTTTGTTTGTCACCTtaaaacaattatattttttttacaacagCTTACAAAAATATAGTCTaagaaaatatttctacagtAGTTTCAAAACCATATGGAGGAATCATTACTCACATTTTGATCGGTTTTGTTCATAATATACAGATTATAATAATGTACTTAAGAGTTCATTAAACATAACACAATCACATTGTAATATCACTCACAAAACTATGTCTGACACTAAGTCCTGTCTTCAGACACATTTTATTCACACTTGTGCGTCACACTCCTTTGATTACCCGCAGAATATTGAATATTACCtcttagattaattattattgaaagtttaatttttaaatataaatcagtTTAGTATATTTGtatattcatataatatttaatatcacAATATGAGAGTATTACCGAGGTAATATTCATATTAGGCATGTGCGCACGTTTCACAGTCGGAAATGTATTCATTAGGCTGGATCGGGGACTGCCCGGATATGAACTCTCCAGGCGTTAGTTGGCACAGTTGTACCAGTCTCTACGTCCAGCAAAGCAGTCTTCAGTATTTAGTCCGCTCGATTTGCTAGTGGCGGCTACTGTAAAGTAAAAAGTTGGTATTAAAATGTAAGTTCAATTAGATTggaattttcttggatttcttTCAAGCTGTCTAACTGGATTTATCTTGCGGAGAATTCTAAAAGCGAATTAAAGGAATGCTCATGCTATATCTACGAAATTATTTATTCTACGTTGAAAAGAAATTCATCGATTggtctattataaaatatatgtaagttATATACATTTACTAATGAACAGCTTGAGTAAGTAGTATGtttgaaataattatgaaatattaagtaaaaatgttttgagTATGGCTATGACgtatgttttgtatttgtatgtacacagaattataattatatacaaaaattTGATTGCATGCGGTATTTTATAAACTATTCTATATATATTCGTGACTGTTTATAATCAATCGATGCAGTGACTAGTAGATGGCTGAAAATAATGCATAATATGACGTAAGTGATTGTTGTGATATTTTTAAGATGTAGAAGACCATGAGGCGGCGAAGAAGGAAATGACATCAGTATGGTCCAAATCTGTTGATTGCCTTACCAATATATTATTTTGGCACTTCTATGTTCTTATAATCTCCCCTGACGTCAAGTTCCTTTGATAAGAGAAGGCTAATCTCGCCGGTTCAATTTGAATTTGCTGAGAATTCGCATCGGGTCTAATTGAGTTGTCCAAAGATTTTCCTTCGTTATACGTTCCTATTTTGAAGACAGGTTTTACTCCTTTACCTAAGAAAGGGCTTTTGGTTGTACCCCGCCCAAAGTAGCTCTCCAAATCATCTTTGCTAAGGAAACCTCGTTTAGGTGTATCTGATTTTGTGGGTTTGGTACTGTAACTGTATTCTTTGAAGTCGTATGGATTCTTTGTAGATGTGACAGAGTACTTATTTATTGATGGTGGATATGTACTCGACGGTTTAGTCGCCTCTGTTGATTTCTCTGTGCTCTTAGTTGAGGGTTTCGTTGAAccatagtggaaaaatttgaatGGATTCACTGTTGTCCTTATAGTCGTAgtagttgttgttgttgttgttggtGTCGTCATTGTTGTCGTTGTTGTGGTTGGTGGTGGTGTCGTTGTTGTCGTTGTTGTAGTAGTCGTTGACGTGTATTCCGATTTTGTACTCTTTTGGTAATATGAACTGTATTTATGCTTATATGGTCCTGGCGCTTCCGTGATAGGTACATATGGCTGAGTTGTGGCTTCTTTACTGTATGCGTGTTCATAAAACAATATGTTAATACATAGGATACGTTTGTTGGCTATCTACATAAATTATCATCGACGAGATTATTGCGCATTTCGTTTTGTGTGATAATAACTATGATCCGTTTTCAGTTgtaatattgaaatttaatctaattttgtaatataacaATTATTGGTTATGGTTGTAAAATATTGTGATTTAATCCAATTTTGTATTACAACAATGATTAAATGTTAACTATTGGAATATCTGTGAATGTCTAACATGCGTGTTTCTCCTGCTGTataggtaattttatatttctaatttttctaattttaatgTATGCAAAACATCTATAGATTTTTACAATAAGTCAAGGTGCCACATTTTCATTACTAATATTTAATTCGtaatatataatagatattactGTAGTAATACCGACCTCGTTATGTTTCCGTAAAATGGACTAGTCTCAGGTCGCACGTAGCTTGGCGTATGCTGTGAGTAGTCCGGTATAATATTCTCATGCTCCGTTATACATCGACCGTTTATACAATactgaaaaaatataatcataACATGAGACATTTGGTACGCCTGATATTAAAACAGGAAAATTGGGAGTCCTTTGTTCAGTTTCAGTAATATTAACTGTTTACAGTAACCAACAAATTCGTTTATTTAAcgaatatgtattattataataagacaAACAAAATTATCTTTTGAATAATAAGGTTTCAGACACACAACGTATAATAGCTTCCATATTTATTGGTATTCGATATAtccatataaatgcgaaaatgtgtctgtctgtctgtttttatccttttcacagcctatccgctgaactgattttgacaaaatttggtacagagatagcttgtatttttattgtttttttttattttgtaattttgattgctattttttatcccggaaaatcaattactcacgggtttttcaaaaacctgaatccaaagtcgcgggcatcacctagatTACTTATAAAGTCAAGACTCCCGCTGCTAGTGCTATAATGCGTTGTTTGGGTACGTTAGAGCCATGGAGTAGGCTTGTATTTGCCTTTTTATCGTTGGTACTTACCTGTCCATCGCCACAAGGTGAGCCCTCTGCCGCGGGTCTGTAAGCAACGCAGTATCCGCTTGCTGCGTCGAAGCAGAAAAGTTGGGCACAGACCCGCTCGTCTTTGAAACATGCGCTGAAATTTAAATggttgaatatttttatatcaaaaacAGCTCGAAATTTGaatcataaaaaaaactaatatttccCGTTCCAAAACAACATCTCTCTGGACTAGTAAATTATACATGGTTTGATAACGGTGATggttaggtacttaaaaaaattaatattcattatcGACCCATAAGGAAGATATTAACGAAAGGAAATAATaactacaagtaggtacctggtCCCTCTGTCCTTCCGACATTGGGCGTCCAAAGTGAGTAATCGGCCAGGAAGTACTCGAGGTAACGAATCGTCTTCATGCGGGGAGTTGTATAAGCAGGTCGCGGTGTCACCACTGCAAATTTAACATTCAACTCTTAAAAAAGTTGATCGCAGATGCAGACACCATAACCGTTAAAGAAAATTAACATAATGAACCTGTAGTGTAGTACAAGATTTTACAACTTACGAACGTTGAAACAATTCGGGCACGAAATACAAAAGCGTCAGAGTACCTAAAATAGACCTAAAGATACTTAATACCGTCAACTATGGTGCTAAAAGTTAATTTCATAAgctaaataaaacattaaaatatgcaACTATGAAACAGAAAAACAGGCAAATCAAGTGATTAAAGAGGTACAATATAAGTGGTagatgataagtaggtaggtaagataaggggtagatgcatttgacgattcaaaagtatttgtaaaagttgaattgaacaaaaatatttagaattttaagCATCTTTGTTGAACAGCATAAGAGGCAATTTTCGCAACGTGTTATCAATTATACAAAACGATTGGTACCCAGTTTGAAACTCCTTGTTCTTTCTGtcaatgaatataatataacccCGTTGCAGCATGTTACCATTGGATGCTTTAAATGTGACTAATACCTGATAGGAAACAAAAATTAACTTGTAAAGAAATAACACCAACTTTAAGAAGTGATGGAAGCTCTGGACACTGCAAGGAGACCATCTGAAGCCTTTCTCTGTGTGCCTAAGATCAGACATGATGAAGCCGTCTTCCCATCGGCACTTTTCAGCTCCTGGACCTCCTAAGTATGAAGGCGGTGGACTACCATCGTGAACTGCTCCAAGTCTATAACACCAATAAAAGAAGCGTTAATATGGTTATGAAGGACATGccctatgattggctgagatatttacGCGCCATTCAAAAAATTTTTGGCTAGATAAttggcgtaacttataaaagtggtagtactagtaggtactataatcaTCTTATGGGAAGATCCGATTCCTTTTGGAACATTGGTTGGAACCCTCGATGTGAAAGGAGATTTAGAAATAGACGATAAAAAAGGACCAATAGAAGTAATTTCTTACAAATGTCCGACTTCATGTGCTGCTACAATAATACCGGAGAATCCGCCAGTGTCTTCAATGATGGCGACTGAGTTTACTTTTTCTAACCGCTTGTTCACGACGCAGGCTCCTCCAACGTAAGCGAATcctatatacaaaaatatatatgacTATGTtgttcaaatgaaaaaatatcaaaacaaaaattcaaGGATTTTTCTGGATGGTGATAAGAAAATGAACTATGTATAAAATACTTACGGAGTTGATTTTTCGGATACTTGaagatacttacataaaatatatgaaCAGGATTGTTTGCGATAATTTGATAAGAATAGATTTGAAGGTACTTACAGGGGATGATGTTGCTGATGTAAATGTTGGTCGAAGTTTACAACAAGAAAAGCACATGCGAAGCAAATATTTCTAGTGTTAGGAAATTAAGAAGGCATGCAATTAATATTAGGAACGCGTTGCAAActgttaataaaaatttataagtaaGACCGTACAACTAAAATAAGTATGCAGTagtaaataataggtacttaaaaaacTATAAGTACTTGAGTAATAATAATAGCTGTAAATTTTGGTGAAACTGCTGAGGTGTGTTCGGGAATTAAtccgaattaaaaaaatatcatgccTTTATCGTTTAATGGCTTAATCGGGCAAGGTAATTGAATATTGATAATGGTCTTTAATAGCAGAGTTTGGTCGATACGTAATAGGCAGGTTAGTTTATATTACGATGTCCTCGTGTCATTTAAGTAAGGTAGGGCCAACTGGTCCCTGTGACCTTACGCAACTTTCTTGTTAATGTGAGAAGATGTACCTACGAGAGGTCTTTTGAAAGGTTCGGCGCGCGAGCACCAATCATTATGTCGAAATAAAGGTGGGCGATCTTTGACTTACCATacacataataaaatatgagcAGCAATAAATAAAAGCATCACTTTAAATGCTACGCCTGTTTTATGTTGATGGGTAAGAGCCATCGCATGCTTTACGAAAGACCGATCGGTTTAATGTTGGTCGCATGAGTCATATACATATGAAGGTCTCGAAgagtaatatatttttaagttcaTGGTTTGAATGATGATCTGTACATGACTGAGAGTACTAAACTACGAACAGGAAAATAGTTCAAATCTATATACATGAAAATACTACGAGTAAGTTTACGATAGCTGTTGTGTAGGAAAAAGAGTTTTGCAAAGAAAGATTATTCACAAAGTGCTAATGAAGTCTCGGATTTGAGGGAATAGGTAGGGTGCGTGTTTCTTTCTGGGAAATCGTGTTTAAAATGGACTAGATGAAGTAACAGGCGTGCTTTGGGGGATAACAATCTTTGACACACGCCTACCTGCTGTCCCTCTATTGCACGCATCGTTCGCATATTGCCTCCTGCACATGTCTAGTCTGAAATCCATCGAAATAAAATACTCAataaattgcttcaaatcaaATCGTTTCTTCCTCTGACCTATAGGTATCCGTTTcaattcgaaattcgaatacAATTGCTTCGTATTCTGATCCTGTTcagtattattatcattttcccATAACCGAAACCAGGTGTCAAggacaattaatttaaaaaaaaatagaacattGTCTATGACATATTCAGCGCCATTACCAAATCCCTTACCgcaaacattaaaaataaaattatcaagcCGCATTATTTCACTCGTAAGCCTATGTTAATGCCGAATAGGTCAACACCAGTCGCAACCTTAAAAAGGTTtggttaaaattaaattaccaGCGGTGCCTTTTGTACAGCGACCACCCTTGCGTCGTCGGCACATGTCATACCTGTTGGTGAAATCAGTTTTTGTCTCTTCATTCATCATCGTGATTCATAATATcgattaacatacctattattatttaattttccattgTCTATGGGTGGTAGACATTTGCAAACTTGAAATAATGGCGCCAAATCAAAGTACttaactatttaaaaatataatactcatACTTACCAGAATATCCTTAGGTTTCGAAAGCAATTTATACTTAGATTATACCAACTTAAAATGTAGCAATGCCTAttacggcattccaaaccagtgataaattatttggatgattcaaaaacacttgtaaaagcctacttcaataaaaatcatattctattctaataaaaCAATTGTCTAACTAATAATGGACGTAATACAGGCACAAGTTTTGGATGGTTGCCAGGAATCTCATATAGGTTTATTTTAAGGTTTACCGATACTTTTAATGTTAGCGGCATCCTGCATATCAATTACTGCTTTACATAAAGGTAGTTTGTTTAAGCGTTGGGGctacaatttaaatatagtcAATGCAAAATGATTGTATTGTCATCCCAGGATTACTCAACAGCTTACATATGCAATCATCACGGGTGAAATATTCGTAACATTACAATTGTATTTATCTTTATTATAGGTATCTGTCTACGTATAAGTCAAGGATGGTGTCTACTGATTTTAATGACCATTTCACGACTTCTGcaatatttgaatataaaaaatgATTCGTACACAGTAGCCATACATAATCATTTGTTACTGGTACGAATTTTTGACCAGTTCCGACACTACTATTTAACTTTTAGTCAAATGTCACAAGTGTCACACCCTCTCTTGCGATCGAATAAAGTGTTCGGCTCTAAAACTGGCACAAGGTCTTGACATGCAAAACTATCGAATCTTGCGAAGCTGTTCCCCGCATGTTCCGGgtcttttttattgaaaaaaattattctatttGTTAAACAAGAGTGTAGTTATAAACCTATCTCAtagtatgtgcgttttaaccaattaatatcacttgctctaatggtgaaggaaaaaatcgcgaggaaacctgcataagTATCTCAAGTGAGACTGAGTTtgccataatattctcaaagatgaagtctggcaatccgcacttggccagcatggtgggctatggccaaccccttcttattctgagaggagacccgtgctcagtaagtagtgagccggcaatgagttgatgatgatgatgccaGTTCAGTTAACAATGAAACATTGCGAAATTAGTACGAGTCATCCTATTAGCATTTAGGCGGAGTAAAAGTCTTGAGCTAACTTGACAGACATGCCTGAAAATACGACTACACGATAAATAAACACGTCGATTCAGCCTACCAAGTCCATGATAGTAGGTGCATGTTGATCACtgaaaacatacctacctaggttcACAAAGGATATAATAACCAACTTACTTGGTGATAGCAACGGCGATATCATACACTGGCAGTCTTCTCTCTCTGAAGAGATACTTGCCCATGTCAGTGAGCGCTGCTGCCGAGTCGATGGCGTCGCGGCCCACGCGGTTCCTTTCTAGATATGGCGTTGCATCACGACCCTGGAACACAAACATATACAATCATTTGAGATGGTCTGACTAGTGCCATATAATCTACCTACTGACGACGTTGGCTTGCAAAATGGCAGATATCATCCTGCCTGCAGGTGAACAAAGAACCAGTCTTAACCACCAGttttttaaaccgacttcaaaaaaggaggaggttctctattcgactgtatgttttttttttgcatgctaacattttttggagtctgTGCCAAtaaggtgccaatgtggagtcacaaacaatatgaagagtagaCGGTTCGCGCGGTTAATTgacaccggctccaaaaaatgttcatTTAGAACTACATTAATTcttgtatatataatatactcagtaataaattaaattatattttgtttttagtgtttgtggttattgaggtcggttttttttgaaattttttttagactagcgcttggtttCAATCAGACTTGtcggcaagtgatgatgcaacctaatatagagcgcgcttgcctagcagatgcctattcactcttgacatgTGCTATGCTTTATGCAATCGCTCACTGAACTTTCTTTTACGCTGTTTATCCACACCACGCAACTGTTACCGCCATGAAAGAAGAGTAAAAGAGATGATTGAAGAGTAGTTTTCCATTCCATGTTCTTGGCTACTCTGCCTTGACTGAGAGTCTCGCTTTTTCAAGATCTGCCTCAATGGACTTCTCACACGTGTTGGTTCGTCGACTAGATTTCCATCGACCGACAGGCTGCCGTTGGAACCAGTGGCGTGCAAAGGGATcaaagccagggtaagcattaggtaagtacttacctatttaatatgAGCATTGAACTACATATTTCAACTAGGATAAGCTATGTCTTTATGCCTCTATGATGTACGTCTTTCCACGATTGGAGCGCAACTTGAGCAGCGTTTGTCTATTATTTAGTCgacataaatatattttttgttccgaaaaatcaaagaattcccccaggatttttaaatctaaatccacgtcgCATCCGTCATctatataataagaaaaaaattgtaggcCTACGACTACTAAAAAATTTACACGGTGAATTTTCCAAGCTTTTTTTGTAATGAATCTCAAGAAAACTTACTAGCGGCTGCCTAGGTATCGAAAATGTGAAACGAAAAACAGGctaattatatttaagtactttagtaataaaaaaaaattatagagtttacctacctacctaggtattatattattatttagatagctaggtaataattacctacctacatcgtTTTCCGCTAATTTGGTCTGAAAGTCGTCTAACTGTCGACATTTACAAATTATCCAAATATCAATTAAGTAACTAATGGGTCTgtgctaaataaataaaaatcgagcATAATTAACATAATTGGATGAAATGGTAGGTAATATTAAGCAGTTTTCACATAGCTATAAATCTTTGTAGGAATTGATTCACGTGTGTAATGAAACGTGATTTTATACAAACTTTACCTTGAACTATTAGACAAAATTTCCTACTAGTAGAGCAGAGGCAGCTGTGAGCTGCTGATGCatactaaatgttttttagAGCGCACAGAAACATCTACTGCTCATGGCTCAAATTCTTTGTGGTTTATTACGGACTTCCAAATAACAGCAATAAATAGATATATGCCTACCTAATAAAACCAGTCGATATTCACCATAATATAAAACCCAACCGGTCAAACGTTAGGTTCAAATAAAACGTGATTTTTCATTTGTGGTGTTGCAGGTGTTGCTAATTTATAcaaattaattcaattttttttgttaacatcTGGTTTCGCTTCTAGccgtttattatttttcatctgTTCTTTTATGATACCAACCCAAGAAAATAATAGTTATGAATCTCAGTGCTCAGAACTAATACTCTATCTAATCTGTGCTTTGGATTTTTTCTgtatgaattaatatttttattacaatattatataggtctaactaaaataactataaatatgataaaattttaataattttccatAGTTaaaacaaagtatttttttaatattcattaaatttaataaatcaggCAGAAGAAGTCGTAAGCCGTTGCCTCGATAGTGATGgcgccaaaaaaaaaaaaaaattgccagttACGTTTACGCGGCATTTTGTACGAACTTTTTCTGATAtttcaattgaatttataacgttaatttaaaatattattgataaaaatgGCTAGTGaagcaattttaaaatatctagtgGATACAAATAGACCTTATTCATGTGCAGATGTTACAGTTAACTTAAGAGGGGCTTACACGAAAAATGCAGTTCAAAAAGCTCTTGATGCTTTAAATGAGTcgggtaaaataaaatgtaaattgtaTGGCAAACAAAAAGTTTATGCTGCTTTACAGTTAGAAAATGTGGAAGAAAGTTCTGACACTGAAggtaaagtatttttaatttttacctaagttggtaaataggtagatagtaagtaggtatttccagtaggtaggtattattataggtCGGTCGATATGGTTTGTATTAGTCGTTCTGTAGCAAAAATCCGATCGAATTGTTGTTTTATTCgtaattataaacaattagAAGAAAAAGTAAgctcataggtaggtacctacttatatgagagagtaattttttttttcagattacGACACTCAAATAAGCAACATAACGAATGTTTTAAACGACAAAACGTCCGACTTAAAGAAGGCAGAAGCTAATCTTAAGAACCTTGTATCTGCCCCCACAAATGATATGACAAAATCTCAAATAGAGGAAGTTAAAAATAGCATAGATAAACTGGAAAAGAAATTGAACGATCTACATAACACTACAGAGGTCATAAGTGCTGGTGAAAAGAAAATTCTTTTGGAGCAACACGAAAAGGCTCTAAAagaatataggtaagtaggcacATTTTTTAAGACTTGGATTTTAACAAAGTGCAAGGACGCGCGATGGATTGCATTTCAAATTGAAATAAGGTCACCTACCGACTTTTTTTGGAACTACTTAAATATGGAATATATAGGTAAGCATCTGATTTCAGAATGCTTTACCTTTATttacccgtaaaatacggggcatctagCAATCCTACCGGCAACGCACCTCGAATTttttgaagttatgtgcgttaaataaacaaaatatatcgcttgctttaacgaGGAAGGAAGACGTCACACGTCGGGAGGAAACTTACTCTTATTATTCAGAAAGGAGCCCCCAGTGCTCAATTTAGTGAGCCAGCGATATATATTGAATTGAGACATTCTTAGTTTAAACCAATAGTTTTTActactattaatattttaaaatattatatacataatattaattaatttctataAATGTAATGTTAAAAAAgacctgtttttagggttccgtacctcaaaaaaaaacggaacccttataggatcactttgttgtctgtctgtccgtctgtccgtctgtcgtgtctgttaagaaaactagttttaactttttttcaCTTAGTCATAAGCACCAGACATGCACCAGACCTAAAATGCAGTGCAAACTGCAAACCACATCGGATTTTTGATATATGCTCTTTATTTCTTTGGCAGGAAACGTAAAAGGATCTCTTCTGATATGCTGGATGCGGTGTTGGAAGGCTACCCTAAATCGAAAAAGAGTTTTCTAGAAGAGTTTTGTATAGAAACCGATGAAATGGTTAATTTTAGTCTTAAAACACAATAGTGTTCCAATTTTTCAATAAACATTATTAACTGAATAAgcagttttatttatatctatgtaGATGACATCTGCGACTTCGCGAGCAtgggttttttaataatccagagttgcaacttaattttcagataaaaatagcctataacCGTTCGACCAGAAGCAAGTTATCTCTATAGtactgtaagcttggcccatattaattatctataaaacatagttggcgccactcaaatcataacatcatattagaaggcgtcattgattggctgaagttgttcaacatctgatcgataaacgtactgtatataaaattcttatagtttttagttgatgaattgtagcataataaaggataatatttgtaatcaatatataagatgaaaacatctttattacttagatgatttgtgaaacgagcttgatgatttgtatattagtcactaagtttattcattgtacaatttggattggccgataacgataagataaaaaggggagtggctaataaacgtggagaggttacctgtaagagtggttttaaaacgacgacattcaaaaatatactaacgtaagaggaacaacatttatttgacacaaatgtaaaagttaataaatttaaatatgaaataaaagtgtaataatttatcataaagattgtgtttgtgatttcgtcagaccttacccaaaaggtcagaagagggacatcaagaaaatataatattttcttgtcacgctcacgactcagagaaacaagtggaaatatacagaggaacgagaaagaagtggaggtctagtagaccacagacattttggagcacaaggccaatatttgggcctcaatatatcaaagtacctagtcatggcatcaaaggatttctggataaacgggtaggatctttccatgattttatttttattgatacctattaatggtaattttttttttatttgtgtgggttttcgttttgtttgttctacatttagttatcattttgttagaaagctttgctccgagttggaatggaaattatataacgttatgatacctagaattacccacatgtttataattcatcttgtatattggttatacaaatgcgatcgaccttcaaattgtggtttaaataacattgaggtatttagaaggcttattttacaatgaaaaatgaaaaatgtttatttacaaaatacagtcttgtacaattttcctgtgtctgtgtggtggtacccgcactaggttatcctgtatcgtggg
The window above is part of the Maniola jurtina chromosome 5, ilManJurt1.1, whole genome shotgun sequence genome. Proteins encoded here:
- the LOC123865152 gene encoding uncharacterized protein LOC123865152 isoform X3 translates to METTRHVSVHWLPTIVLLCSFCTTHSLNNKIHEHMTPDELRNVFHVEDQSHVPIYHLVHLTHHLSRRYIPTSHSSNSHTFNPQKVPHEKISKATKATSPSSLLNDEMFIKAKEYIKDVDLIGDLNNTVSVQFNVSNSSEISDSASDGDKEHTVENQEDDVHKIELEAFGKQLKLVLKKQEGLVKKDGLRMWKVLTNDSQPHGVNYEEMKSEDGEDIGDLYHDDENGAALLIRRHPKHGNLVVEGSIGHDMVIRPLPDTMKAVAPDDEMFMDPSTMADMVSIDTGLPIVKREKAEQERLQETLQGAAHVIIKRDPAHDDHSGDYAFMEPDHLAKRFRRRRSTEPHSRRKREAPYVIYPEILVIVDYDGYRLHGGDNLQIKRYFVSFWNGVDLRYKLLKGPRIRISIAGIIISRGRDATPYLERNRVGRDAIDSAAALTDMGKYLFRERRLPVYDIAVAITKLDMCRRQYANDACNRGTAGFAYVGGACVVNKRLEKVNSVAIIEDTGGFSGIIVAAHEVGHLLGAVHDGSPPPSYLGGPGAEKCRWEDGFIMSDLRHTEKGFRWSPCSVQSFHHFLNGDTATCLYNSPHEDDSLPRVLPGRLLTLDAQCRKDRGTSACFKDERVCAQLFCFDAASGYCVAYRPAAEGSPCGDGQYCINGRCITEHENIIPDYSQHTPSYVRPETSPFYGNITSKEATTQPYVPITEAPGPYKHKYSSYYQKSTKSEYTSTTTTTTTTTTPPPTTTTTTMTTPTTTTTTTTTIRTTVNPFKFFHYGSTKPSTKSTEKSTEATKPSSTYPPSINKYSVTSTKNPYDFKEYSYSTKPTKSDTPKRGFLSKDDLESYFGRGTTKSPFLGKGVKPVFKIGTYNEGKSLDNSIRPDANSQQIQIEPARLAFSYQRNLTSGEIIRT
- the LOC123865152 gene encoding uncharacterized protein LOC123865152 isoform X2, which translates into the protein MEVSWTTRTNVTVNHNYCSILLSYTNSTMETTRHVSVHWLPTIVLLCSFCTTHSLNNKIHEHMTPDELRNVFHVEDQSHVPIYHLVHLTHHLSRRYIPTSHSSNSHTFNPQKVPHEKISKATKATSPSSLLNDEMFIKAKEYIKDVDLIGDLNNTVSVQFNVSNSSEISDSASDGDKEHTVENQEDDVHKIELEAFGKQLKLVLKKQEGLVKKDGLRMWKVLTNDSQPHGVNYEEMKSEDGEDIGDLYHDDENGAALLIRRHPKHGNLVVEGSIGHDMVIRPLPDTMKAVAPDDEMFMDPSTMADMVSIDTGLPIVKREKAEQERLQETLQGAAHVIIKRDPAHDDHSGDYAFMEPDHLAKRFRRRRSTEPHSRRKREAPYVIYPEILVIVDYDGYRLHGGDNLQIKRYFVSFWNGVDLRYKLLKGPRIRISIAGIIISRGRDATPYLERNRVGRDAIDSAAALTDMGKYLFRERRLPVYDIAVAITKYDMCRRRKGGRCTKGTAGFAYVGGACVVNKRLEKVNSVAIIEDTGGFSGIIVAAHEVGHLLGAVHDGSPPPSYLGGPGAEKCRWEDGFIMSDLRHTEKGFRWSPCSVQSFHHFLNGDTATCLYNSPHEDDSLPRVLPGRLLTLDAQCRKDRGTSACFKDERVCAQLFCFDAASGYCVAYRPAAEGSPCGDGQYCINGRCITEHENIIPDYSQHTPSYVRPETSPFYGNITSKEATTQPYVPITEAPGPYKHKYSSYYQKSTKSEYTSTTTTTTTTTTPPPTTTTTTMTTPTTTTTTTTTIRTTVNPFKFFHYGSTKPSTKSTEKSTEATKPSSTYPPSINKYSVTSTKNPYDFKEYSYSTKPTKSDTPKRGFLSKDDLESYFGRGTTKSPFLGKGVKPVFKIGTYNEGKSLDNSIRPDANSQQIQIEPARLAFSYQRNLTSGEIIRT
- the LOC123865152 gene encoding uncharacterized protein LOC123865152 isoform X1 — encoded protein: MEVSWTTRTNVTVNHNYCSILLSYTNSTMETTRHVSVHWLPTIVLLCSFCTTHSLNNKIHEHMTPDELRNVFHVEDQSHVPIYHLVHLTHHLSRRYIPTSHSSNSHTFNPQKVPHEKISKATKATSPSSLLNDEMFIKAKEYIKDVDLIGDLNNTVSVQFNVSNSSEISDSASDGDKEHTVENQEDDVHKIELEAFGKQLKLVLKKQEGLVKKDGLRMWKVLTNDSQPHGVNYEEMKSEDGEDIGDLYHDDENGAALLIRRHPKHGNLVVEGSIGHDMVIRPLPDTMKAVAPDDEMFMDPSTMADMVSIDTGLPIVKREKAEQERLQETLQGAAHVIIKRDPAHDDHSGDYAFMEPDHLAKRFRRRRSTEPHSRRKREAPYVIYPEILVIVDYDGYRLHGGDNLQIKRYFVSFWNGVDLRYKLLKGPRIRISIAGIIISRGRDATPYLERNRVGRDAIDSAAALTDMGKYLFRERRLPVYDIAVAITKLDMCRRQYANDACNRGTAGFAYVGGACVVNKRLEKVNSVAIIEDTGGFSGIIVAAHEVGHLLGAVHDGSPPPSYLGGPGAEKCRWEDGFIMSDLRHTEKGFRWSPCSVQSFHHFLNGDTATCLYNSPHEDDSLPRVLPGRLLTLDAQCRKDRGTSACFKDERVCAQLFCFDAASGYCVAYRPAAEGSPCGDGQYCINGRCITEHENIIPDYSQHTPSYVRPETSPFYGNITSKEATTQPYVPITEAPGPYKHKYSSYYQKSTKSEYTSTTTTTTTTTTPPPTTTTTTMTTPTTTTTTTTTIRTTVNPFKFFHYGSTKPSTKSTEKSTEATKPSSTYPPSINKYSVTSTKNPYDFKEYSYSTKPTKSDTPKRGFLSKDDLESYFGRGTTKSPFLGKGVKPVFKIGTYNEGKSLDNSIRPDANSQQIQIEPARLAFSYQRNLTSGEIIRT